AGAGCCCGGCGAGCGTTCCAGGTCGCCTAAAGCCGCGGCTCCCTCCTCTCCCTCGGGTACTCGTCCTCCACCACCTCCATGGACAAGAAGGAACTGAGGATGAGAAGGCCAATCCCGATCCATGTCAGGAACGGCCTATAGGCGAGGGAGCCCGCCAGCTCTGCGACGCTGTAGGCAATCTGGCATCGTTGGGTCGTGTAAACCATGCACAGCCACTCTTCGCGGAACAGTTGCTCAACGCTAACACCTGTCGCTTGGCCCACTCGATCTAGGAACGAGAGCCACCACGCGACAGACACAACCATGCTAATAAAGCCCAAGCCCCTTAGTATCCCGTTTGGTGTCATTTCAGCCCCAACCCGCCACCTGCGTAGTTGCTCCATGACATAGCAGATCCTACAGATATCCTATGCGGACGTGGCGAAACTGGTAGACGCAAGGGACTTAAAATCCCTCGGGCTTGCCCGTGCGGGTTCGATCCCCGCCGTCCGCACCATCGACAAATCGCTTCACACCCCCGCCTGCGTCAGGCAGGGATGAGGCTGCGCTCAACGCCGCGGCTCAGGGAATGACGGCGTCCGAGTCGGCACCTCTTGGGGTGTCGTGGGAGGCACACCTAACGGCTCTCCAGGGTTCGGGACTTCCGCGGGCGTGGTCGGTGGAATGCCTCCAGGCTCCTCATTCCCCGGCAGGCTGGGAGGGCTCGCAGGCGGCAGGACAGGATTAGGGCCGGGATCTGGCGTGTCAGGTAGCTGAGGTGGTGGAGACGGAACGTCTGGCTGACGCGGATCTGACATCACGCATAACCTCCTACTGGGCTCTCACAAGGCTCCATTAGCCTACCTTTGGGACGTCATCTCCTGGCAACTCTGACGGCTCTGGCGGCAGGTCAGGCTCCTCGCTGGGATCGGGCTCGACCTCGGGAACTGGCGTCGGCATGTCAGGCTCCGGAAGAACAGGAATGTCCGGCTGTGGTGTATCAGGGTACGGGATGTCAGACATCGCGGCTCTCCCAGCTATTGAGTGCCTGGTGGGGGAACATAGGGGACGTCGTCGGGCTCAGGCTCCCCGTGGTCAGATGGGGTGCCGTCTTCTGGAACAGGATCGAGTTCTGGAAGCTCAGGTAAGGGAGTCGGCTCCGGCAATATGGGATCGTCTGGTTTCGGATCCCGTGGATCTGGGCTGCCAACCATCTCGCGCTCCATGCAAGGCCTCCTTAAAGGAAGCGCTCACGCGGTCGGCAGTTCCCCAGAGATAAGGCTCCAAAAAGAAACGCCCCGGCCGGGGAGGGGCACTTCCTCGGCTGGGGCGCTATGGTGCGTGAGCGCACCTTCAACGGTTCCGACTCTCAGATGACGTAGAAGTCCTTGTTCGTCATTCCAAGGTTCTTCGAGATAGTCGCGAAAGCCACTGCTGCACCTTTCCCGGAGCCGTCAGCGTCGTAGTAGAGAACGCCGCTATCCTTGTCGTAGATAACCCGGTCGTCCTTGTCGTGCGCCTTGCCGGTGTTGTTCGTCCAAAATGCCCCCGACTTGAGGGTGCCGTTAGCTCCCACCTTCGTGAACACTGCATTGTCCAAACGAACGGTATCGTCGACCACCTTGAAGTCCTTGATGGCATCCTTGTTCGTGCGGCTGTTCGCCTTCGTGTCGAACACGAATGAATCCTTCCCCTTACCTCCGTAAAGGGTGTCATTCCCGGCCCCGCCATAAAGGAAGTCGTTGCCGCCTTGCCCCTTGAGCGTGTCGTTGCCGCCATAGCCCTTGAGTGTGTTGCTGCCCGAGGTCCCATTCAGGGTGTCAGTTCCCGCATAGGTCTCTTCAGGTGTGGGAGGCGGGGGAGGAGGCGGAGGGTTGCCTGGCAGCAGGCTAGACAGGCTGAACGTCCCGTTATCGAAAAAGAACTCCTCAACACCGGATACGATGTCGGTGCCCCATCCACCTGTCAGGTCAGTAACAGTGACGGAGCCATCAGCGTTCAGCGAAAAGGTATAGTTGGTGCTGAACCCACCAAAGCTAGCAGTGTCGTATCCGCTCCCACCGATGATCACATCGTTCCCGGCCCCGCCGCCGATGACGTCATTACCGTCGTCTCCAAGCAGGGTATCGTTGCCAGCATAGCCAATGATTAAGTCATCCCCGAAACCGCCACGAATGATGTCATTGTAATCGTTGCCATCAAACGTGTCGTTGCCATTGTTCAAAAGGAATGACCAAGCGTTTCCTTGCAAGTCAAATATAGTAGTCTGTAGGTTTAATCCGGTGATCGACATAACCTCTTGGCCTTGCTTGTAGTACCAAATGTTGTCGATCAGAACGTCTTGGTTGCCATTGGAGTAAGTGTTTCCAAAGGCGTAGGTAAATCCATAGAAGTCGACTTGTTGACTGCCATATACCGAAAATGTGACAAGCCTTCCGTCATCGTTGTACAGTTGTTCAGTGACGTTAGGGTCAGCTTCGACATAACTCCAACCTGAGCTTCCTGTCGTGGACATATTGAAGCCCTGACCGTTGAAGTTGGTCACATTGAAATACGCCATCTTGTGCAGCCCTCTTTGAAACTCAGTGCTGCGGGAGTTTATTCACGCGATGGGCTCTATTAGCTAGCTAAAAGGAATAATTATCCTAAAGAAAAGCATGGCTTGGTTATTCTGTCTTCACATGTACTACGACCTACGCCGAGCCTTTTGTTCTCTCGTCCGCAACGTACAAAAACAACCCTGGAGGGCTGGATGAATTCGTCAGCCATTGCCGGCGGATGTCAGGTTTTGTCAGGTTCCTGGACCTTAGCATTCCTTAGCATGGCGCCAGGATCGCATTAGAGCCTCACAGGCGACCACTCTCGCCCCACAGCCTCAATCCCTCGCAGATGGCGTCAAAGCCTGCCAGCGGCAGCCGCAGCGGCGCTCCTGCTGGCATTGCGCCGACAGAACGAGCCCGGCACCCTCTTCATGTGGGGAACATCCCCTTGGGAGGGCGGCATGAAGTGCGTGGCTTGCGGATCGGTGGACGTTGAGACCGACACAGTTGGGTATGTGAACGGCCGCGAGGAGTGGGACGAGTACGAGCTATCCCAATGCGGGAGCTGCGGTCACAGGTGGAAATGGATGTGGCGCGAAGGTGTCGAGCCCGGCGTCATCCCAGCGAACCCCGTGACCTTCGTCGACTCCTATGACGACTGATGAGACGGGCGAGGGAGGACAATCATCTCCCTTTGCCCCGACAGAGGATTCAACAGGGTCAGAACTGTCCTTGCTGGATCATTCCCACCGACGCCCGAAACTCTGACAGCATCGCTCGAACCAGCCGTCGGTCCTCGACGGCCTCGCACGTGAACAGGCCATGCCGATAGCTGCCGTTCCTGTTCCCCTTCGGGGCTCCGCTGCCCTTCGATCCACCGTGCATCCTGCATCGGCTCTTACCATTCACCGCCGGGGACTGGCACGGCGCCCCGCTGCGTGTCTTCGCTCCACACCGGGGAGCCTGGAGCAAAGGCAATAGCCTTCGGATCGATGGGTGCATGGGGTTGGCTTCCATTTCCGAGGGAGACCCCACCCCCTCCGGGATGATTGATGGCTCCAACGATGGCTTGGCCTCCGGAATGGACGTGGACATGTTCAACTCTCACTGTCTGTTCGCCGCCTCGTCTCAGCTTGGCGAGGGTTTCCACCTGGGTCGTGTAGGTACGGAGGAGTTTCACCGCGAGGCCGCCAGCGGCTTGGATCGCGGGGACCGCGCCATTGCCCCGAGCGATGTCGAGCATGGACATGGCCGCTTCATGCGTTGCCGCCATCTGGACCGCCAGCATGGCCTCTGTCTCGTTCTCGGGACGGACGCCAGCCACAACCGCCAGGCCGGCATTGATCCCTTCGGCTCTGCCCTGTCCTGACCGCTGCATGGCTGTGGCCAGAAGAGCCATCGACCGCGCCATGAAGTCATGGGAGGTCGTCCCGAACGCGTCCTTGAGCTGGGCCGCCCAGCCGTCGTAATCGGAGTGAGAGGCATCAAGCTTCACGTCGCGGCCTTCGCCTGTAGACTTCACCTGTACCCGCTTGCGACGGGATAGGATGCGAGCCTTGGCGTCGGCCGCCTCCAGCTTGTCGCGTTCCGTTGCTTCGGGCTTCGGAGGCACAGGAGCAACCGCCTTGGGAGCGGCCGCCTTTCTCTGCTTCTTCTCAGTTGTCACAGTGACCGCCTTACCCATGCGAAGCCCTCGCCTTTTCCATGGTCGCCGCCCAACGCACACACAGCAGGATCTCCGGATCACGACTCCTTTCCCCAGAGGCGGAGGAGGAAAGCCCCTCCACCTCGAGGCGAGCCACCGCGTCCAGATCCTGCGCAGAGTTCGATACGGTGGCCCGTGACGCCGTTTCCGCGGAATTCCGCGGCTTCCTACCTGTCATGGGCATCAAAGGATTCCCTGGGGCGAATTCGAGTTGTAGCCTGCCGCCTCTGAAAACGACCCATCGCCTACCGTGGCGTTCCCCGAACGATCCTCACCTGTAGGCGAGCGTTCGCCCCGGGAGTTGTAGCCAGGCCCGTAGCCCATGGTCGCGGCATCCCAATTGTCCCAGCCTGCGGCCGGCCCGCCGAAGATGCCCCCGAGCATGTCGCCGAAGCCTGTGTTGCCCCCGAAAAGGTCTCCGATGGCATTGAAGGCCTGCCCACCGAACTTGCCCGTCTGGTAGCCCATGAAGGCGCCCATCGGTCCGCCCGTCACAAGACCCAAGGCGCCGCCAATCAGTCCTGGAGTGCTCCAGCCCGAGGTGAGGCTGCTCGACATCTTGTCCATGAAGCCGGGGTGATAGCCCTTCGCGATGTCGGGATTGGCCATCGCATCCATGAAACTCGTGTCCGGCTTGGTGGAGAAGCCCAGGCCGTCCTTGATGGCATCCACGGGCGAGGCATACCCGCCAATGGTCAGGCCCGTCTTGTCATTCCAGCCGAAGGGGCCAATCGAAGACGTCGTCGTGGGAGAGACCGACGCCATCTCGTTCATGTAGTTCTCATAGGACTTCCCGAAGTTGTCGAGATCCAACCCAGCGAGACCGCCCACTCCGGTTGTATAGCCGCCCCAGCCATCAGGACCGACGCCAGGATTCCAGCCCTCCGGGGCGCCACTGGTCGGAGCCGACCGGACAGCAGCCACGGGAGCCGAGGCCACGGGAGCGCTCGGCCTCGTCGGAGGTGTCGGCCTGCTCAACCGAGCAGGAGCCATGGCCGGGCCAACTGCCGTTCCGGTCGTGGGATTGGTGAACCCAGAGAGACCGAAGGAATTCAGCCCCGATGCCACCGGAGCCTCGAGGGATGCGATGTCAGTGTTGAAGCCCGACGGCGTGGCTGAGAACGACTTGGTTGCGGCGTTGTAGGCAGCCAGATCCCGGTCGTATTGCGCCTTCTCCCGATTGTACTCGGACATGGCCCGTTCATAGGCCTGCTGTTCCTTTTCAGAGACGCGGCCCAGGTCGGCATTCATGCGACCTGCGATGGCTTCGTTGGTCATGTCGGGAGCCGTGGTATTCCTCACGGCCATGGCGCCCTCGAAGCGGTCCAGAGCATTGCGGGCTGCAAGCGACGGAGCATCGAAGTCCGGCGTCACGCCCCACGGGCCTTCCCCGACACCCGCCGAGAACCCAGAGGGCTGCGCAGGTGTCTGAAGGTCGCTGAAGTCGGGCGTTGCAGGCGTCGGCGCCGTGAACCCGGCCAGATCATCATGCAAGATGCCGGCCGTGATGGACGAGGCCGGGGCGAACTCGCCGTACAGATCATACGGCTGGTTCATGCTCACATAGGGCGCCTCGGGGAACGATGCCTGACGCTCCGGTACAGACAGCCCCAGAACCGAGCCGAAAGCATCATAGTTCTGATTGGCGAAGCGGTCCCACGAGGCAGCGTCGATGTCTCTGTCCTCGATGGCCTTGTCGATGTCTTCGCCATACGACCGCGATCCGTGCCGCACCTCGATATTGGTTGAGGGGCGCTGATCGGTCAGGCCCATACGGTCAATGGCCTGCTGTTCCGTCATGCCCTGACGAACACCCGAGAAGTCCACCGGGGCGGCGTCAACAGGCGTGAAGCTGTCCAGGGGGTTGGAGTAAAGCCCGGCCGTGATGTCAGGATAAGAACCAATATCAACGCCCGAGAAGTTCGGGGAGGCTGGTGCCGAGGGGCTGAAGTCCTCCAAAGAAAAACCCGCCGAAGCGGGTGAGATGTTGGGAATGGAAGATGCTTCTATCCGCCCGATTGGATCGGCTGGAGTGACTGGCCCGAACTGGTCTGTCGGCGTGATGCCGAAGTTCTCGGCGAACCCAAGCGCCCCGGGGGGATCGATCCCGAGCCGCCCCGTGACGTCAGGAACGTCTACGGCCCTCAATCCGGTCGGCTGCACCAGGTCGCTGTAGTTCAGGCCCGGCATGACATCCTGACCGAGATCCTTCGAGAGGTAGTTCTGAGCCTCACGCTGAACGATGGAGGCCGCCGCCATGATGTCCCCACGGCTCACGTGAGCTGTGATGTCCGGAACCATGTCGTCGGGGATATCAACGCCCGTGAGAGCGGCAGCCGCGGCGAAGCGGGAAGCGAAGTCCTTGGAGGTTGGTGCCGTCACACCAGCAGGCCATCCACCCGTCGGGGAAAGGCTATGGCCACCGAACCGCGAGCGATTACGGCCGACACCCGCGTCCTTTTCGAAGCCAGGGGCAGAGAAGTGCTCGACACCCAATCCCAGGTCGATGCCAAGGTCTCGGGCTTTGACCGCCACCTCCACTGCCTTCTGAGCCCGCATGTAGCTATCCTGCCGAATGCCGAGGGCTGGGGAGAACGTGGGATCGTAGGCGGACTTGAGAGCAGCTTGGAGGCCTGACTTGAAGTTCTGGAAACCTGCCGGCGAGGCGCCCCGAATGTCCTTGTTGAACGTCGGCGAGAACTGCCGGCCTGCGGCAGGGAGAGACCGCCCCTTCAGGGTGGCATCAACCATCGTCTCCGCATCGAAGGGAGCCGAGAAGACATCGCCAAGAGCGGCCGAACGGGACAGGTAAGTGCTTGGGTTCTGCGCACGGTTAAGGGCTGTGGCGGCAATCAGGCCCATGCCAACGAGGCCTTCATGCATGGCCTCACCCATGGTCATGCCGACGGACATGGCGTAGTCGATATCGCTGACGCCGAATTCGGAAAGAGGATTAGGCATCTATCGCGCCTCCGGGGGCAGCGTCATGGGTGCGCCGAAATCATACGAGGGACGAGAACGGGTCTGTTCCTGTGCCCCG
This DNA window, taken from Microvirga terrae, encodes the following:
- a CDS encoding HGGxSTG domain-containing protein, producing MEANPMHPSIRRLLPLLQAPRCGAKTRSGAPCQSPAVNGKSRCRMHGGSKGSGAPKGNRNGSYRHGLFTCEAVEDRRLVRAMLSEFRASVGMIQQGQF
- a CDS encoding calcium-binding protein codes for the protein MAYFNVTNFNGQGFNMSTTGSSGWSYVEADPNVTEQLYNDDGRLVTFSVYGSQQVDFYGFTYAFGNTYSNGNQDVLIDNIWYYKQGQEVMSITGLNLQTTIFDLQGNAWSFLLNNGNDTFDGNDYNDIIRGGFGDDLIIGYAGNDTLLGDDGNDVIGGGAGNDVIIGGSGYDTASFGGFSTNYTFSLNADGSVTVTDLTGGWGTDIVSGVEEFFFDNGTFSLSSLLPGNPPPPPPPPTPEETYAGTDTLNGTSGSNTLKGYGGNDTLKGQGGNDFLYGGAGNDTLYGGKGKDSFVFDTKANSRTNKDAIKDFKVVDDTVRLDNAVFTKVGANGTLKSGAFWTNNTGKAHDKDDRVIYDKDSGVLYYDADGSGKGAAVAFATISKNLGMTNKDFYVI